The following are encoded together in the Capsulimonas corticalis genome:
- a CDS encoding NADP-dependent isocitrate dehydrogenase, which yields MSEKTPITVAKGDGIGPEIMDATLHILEAAGARLEIEEVEIGEQVYLRGNPAGIEPSAWESLRRTKVFLKAPITTPQGGGYKSLNVTARTMLGLFANVRPCVSYAPFIKTKHPVMDVVIVRENEEDTYTGIEHRQTNDVVQCLKLISRPGCEKIVRYAFEYAKFNGRKKVTCFSKDNIMKMTDGLFHKVFDEIAAEYPEIENEHWIVDIGAAKMADTPENFDVIVMPNLYGDILSDVAAQIAGSVGLAGSANIGAQGAMFEAIHGSAPRRAGQNLANPSGLLLGAILMLVHIGQADVADKVHNAWLRTVEDGVHTYDIFKEGVSKEKVGTREFAEAVVARLGQKPETLKAVSYNAAAEPFKIPVASPSKIEEKKAVGVDVFLDYRAGTPNELGDQLAALGTDALKLSVITNRGARVYPGGVSETFVVDHYRARFLAAEGAAIDHAAIIALLTSVTGGGLDVIKTENLYTFDGQPGFPNIGLK from the coding sequence ATGTCTGAGAAAACTCCGATAACGGTCGCCAAAGGCGACGGGATTGGTCCTGAGATTATGGACGCGACCCTGCACATCCTGGAAGCGGCCGGCGCGCGTCTGGAGATCGAGGAAGTCGAGATCGGCGAACAGGTTTACCTGCGCGGCAATCCGGCCGGTATCGAGCCGAGCGCGTGGGAATCTCTGCGCCGCACCAAAGTCTTCCTGAAGGCCCCGATCACCACGCCGCAGGGCGGCGGCTACAAGAGCCTGAACGTCACCGCGCGCACCATGCTGGGGCTGTTCGCCAACGTGCGTCCCTGCGTCTCCTACGCGCCGTTCATCAAGACCAAGCATCCGGTCATGGATGTCGTCATCGTCCGCGAGAACGAAGAGGACACCTACACGGGCATCGAGCACCGCCAGACCAACGATGTCGTGCAGTGCCTCAAGCTGATCTCCCGCCCCGGCTGCGAGAAGATCGTGCGCTACGCCTTCGAGTACGCCAAATTTAACGGCCGCAAGAAGGTCACTTGCTTCTCCAAAGACAACATTATGAAGATGACCGATGGTCTCTTCCATAAGGTCTTCGACGAGATCGCGGCCGAGTATCCCGAGATCGAAAACGAGCACTGGATCGTCGACATCGGCGCCGCGAAGATGGCGGACACGCCCGAGAACTTCGACGTGATCGTCATGCCGAACCTCTACGGCGATATCCTCTCCGACGTCGCCGCGCAGATCGCCGGCTCCGTCGGCCTCGCCGGATCGGCGAACATCGGCGCGCAGGGCGCCATGTTCGAAGCGATCCACGGATCCGCGCCGCGCCGCGCCGGCCAGAACCTCGCCAACCCGTCGGGCCTGCTGCTCGGCGCGATCCTTATGCTGGTGCACATCGGCCAGGCCGACGTCGCCGATAAGGTCCACAACGCCTGGCTGCGCACGGTGGAGGACGGCGTCCACACCTACGACATCTTCAAGGAAGGCGTCTCCAAGGAGAAGGTCGGCACCCGCGAGTTCGCGGAAGCCGTCGTCGCACGCCTCGGCCAGAAGCCCGAGACGCTGAAGGCCGTTTCGTACAACGCCGCCGCCGAGCCCTTCAAGATCCCGGTCGCCAGCCCCTCGAAGATCGAAGAAAAGAAGGCTGTCGGCGTCGATGTATTCCTGGACTACCGCGCCGGAACGCCGAATGAACTGGGCGACCAGCTCGCCGCCCTCGGCACCGATGCGCTGAAGCTCAGCGTCATCACCAACCGCGGCGCCCGCGTGTATCCCGGCGGCGTCTCCGAGACGTTCGTCGTGGACCACTACCGCGCCCGCTTCCTCGCGGCCGAAGGCGCCGCGATCGACCACGCGGCAATCATCGCCCTGCTGACCAGCGTCACCGGCGGCGGTCTCGACGTCATCAAGACCGAGAACCTCTACACCTTCGACGGCCAGCCCGGCTTCCCGAACATCGGCCTCAAGTAA
- a CDS encoding right-handed parallel beta-helix repeat-containing protein, whose amino-acid sequence MKLPSLLSLAAFALCAAAHGAPLALYVSPQQGNDSATGNVKAPLATLAGAQNRLRALKLAKQLPKEGVTVWLKGGEYPLKETWKLGAEDDAGAIPITYAAYQGKTVRVTGGQRVAHWTRVTDAAILSRIDPAARPHIWQADLKAQGITDFGALTTRGFGRAETHAGLELFYDDAPMTLARWPNEGSWAMTGGKESENAEDHFRYTDDRPARWAKAEDAWVHGYWTFDWADTYEQIQTIDTQKKEITTVGKGAFGYSGGRRWYALNLLEELDAPGEWYLDRKTGILYFWTPKGDTPHGRAVVSLAGDLISLNQVSNVTLRGLTLEDCRGSAVTISGGARNVAEDCVIRDCGNHGAEISDAVDSGVRGCRITETGDGGVVLSGGDRKTLAPGRNFVENCRISRYSRWSRTYRAGVVVSGVGNRVAHCLISDAPHNAILLSGNDHVIEYNEIHHVCQETGDSGAFYMGRDWTMRGDIVRFNYFHDIGGAKGLQVGGVNDVQAIYLDDTAAGATIFGNICVRAGRGVLVGGGRDNIVDNNIFVDCRPAISLDDRGLGWAAKYLEPGGGWNMQENLAAVPYNQPPYSTRYPHLANLLQDNPAAPKYDTIRHNIAVRCPNWLDVSEKAKPGVAVESNLADADPLFVDEKHGDYRLKANSPAFALGFQKIAFERIGPK is encoded by the coding sequence ATGAAACTGCCGTCTCTGCTGTCCCTCGCCGCTTTCGCCCTTTGCGCCGCCGCGCACGGCGCGCCGCTGGCGCTTTATGTGTCCCCACAACAAGGAAACGATTCTGCGACAGGCAATGTGAAAGCGCCGCTGGCGACGCTGGCTGGCGCGCAGAACCGTTTGCGGGCTCTCAAGCTCGCCAAGCAGCTGCCCAAAGAGGGAGTCACGGTCTGGCTCAAGGGGGGCGAATATCCGCTCAAGGAGACCTGGAAGCTGGGCGCGGAGGACGACGCCGGGGCGATCCCCATTACCTACGCCGCGTATCAAGGCAAAACAGTGCGCGTGACGGGCGGGCAGCGCGTCGCCCATTGGACACGCGTGACGGACGCCGCCATCCTCAGCCGAATCGATCCCGCCGCCCGGCCCCACATCTGGCAAGCCGATCTGAAAGCCCAGGGAATTACCGACTTCGGCGCGCTCACCACGCGCGGATTTGGCCGGGCGGAAACACACGCCGGCCTGGAGCTGTTCTACGACGACGCCCCGATGACGCTCGCGCGCTGGCCCAACGAAGGCTCGTGGGCGATGACGGGCGGCAAGGAAAGTGAAAACGCGGAGGATCATTTCCGCTACACGGACGATCGTCCGGCGCGCTGGGCGAAGGCCGAGGACGCCTGGGTGCACGGCTACTGGACCTTCGACTGGGCCGATACTTACGAACAGATCCAAACGATCGATACCCAGAAGAAGGAGATCACGACGGTCGGTAAGGGCGCCTTCGGCTACTCCGGCGGACGCCGCTGGTATGCGCTCAACCTGCTGGAGGAGTTGGACGCGCCCGGCGAATGGTACCTGGATCGCAAAACTGGAATTCTGTACTTTTGGACACCTAAAGGGGATACGCCTCACGGGCGCGCGGTCGTCTCCCTCGCGGGCGACCTGATCTCCTTGAACCAGGTCTCGAACGTTACCCTGCGCGGTCTGACGCTGGAGGATTGCCGGGGCAGCGCCGTCACCATCAGCGGCGGCGCGCGCAACGTGGCCGAGGACTGCGTGATCCGCGACTGCGGGAACCATGGCGCGGAAATTTCGGACGCCGTGGACAGCGGCGTGCGCGGCTGCCGGATCACCGAGACCGGAGACGGCGGCGTGGTTCTGAGCGGCGGCGACCGCAAGACGCTCGCTCCCGGCCGCAACTTCGTTGAAAACTGCCGCATTTCGCGCTACAGCCGCTGGTCGCGCACCTACCGCGCCGGCGTGGTCGTGAGCGGCGTCGGCAACCGTGTCGCGCACTGTTTGATCTCCGACGCGCCGCACAACGCGATCCTGCTCAGCGGCAACGATCACGTGATCGAGTACAACGAGATCCACCATGTCTGTCAGGAAACCGGCGATTCCGGCGCATTCTATATGGGCCGCGACTGGACCATGCGCGGCGATATCGTCCGGTTCAACTACTTCCATGACATCGGCGGCGCCAAGGGCTTGCAGGTCGGCGGGGTGAACGACGTGCAGGCGATTTACCTGGACGACACCGCCGCCGGCGCCACGATCTTCGGCAACATCTGCGTCCGCGCCGGGCGCGGCGTACTGGTCGGCGGCGGCCGCGACAACATCGTCGATAACAACATCTTCGTCGACTGCCGGCCGGCCATCTCGCTCGACGACCGCGGCCTCGGCTGGGCCGCCAAGTATCTGGAGCCGGGCGGCGGCTGGAACATGCAGGAAAACCTCGCCGCCGTTCCCTACAATCAGCCGCCCTACAGCACCCGCTACCCGCACCTCGCCAACCTCCTGCAAGACAACCCCGCCGCGCCGAAGTACGACACCATCCGCCACAACATCGCCGTCCGCTGCCCCAACTGGCTCGATGTCTCCGAAAAGGCGAAACCCGGCGTCGCCGTCGAATCCAATCTCGCCGACGCCGACCCGCTGTTCGTGGACGAGAAGCATGGGGATTACCGCCTCAAGGCAAATTCGCCGGCGTTTGCGCTGGGGTTCCAGAAGATCGCGTTTGAGAGGATTGGGCCGAAATAG
- a CDS encoding alpha-glucosidase/alpha-galactosidase (catalyses the hydrolysis of terminal non-reducing alpha-D-galactose residues in alpha-D-galactosides) encodes MKVVIVGAGSHFGAKLSRDILSFPEFQQDTTIALCDIDPVKLERVTRHVQRLIDGHGLGAKVESSLERRELLDGADFVVASISVGGAAYAGFPFTAEVNIPFQKYGLSQTVADTIGVGGVFRFLRTAPVQLALCHDMEELCPKALLLNYTNPMAMLTWLHSAGSTIANVGLCHSVQHTWAEIAGYLGIPKEEITYYVAGINHQAWYLTLRRGSEDLRPQLRACLDDPEILAKDRVRFELMRYFDYFVTESTTHCSEYHPYFRRTEAQIEFYGLKTHTARELPPPSEETAEEPPLPPLDPSEEYASKIIHAMVTGAPFAFNGNIMNMGLIDNLPGNCCVEVPCLVDANGVQGCRVGALPTQLAHLNLTNIAVQELAVEAFLTRSRDRAFQACALDPLAKSVLSLEDLRSLFDDLWAVEKEAGLLAHFD; translated from the coding sequence ATGAAAGTCGTCATCGTCGGCGCGGGCAGTCACTTCGGAGCCAAGCTCTCCCGAGATATCCTCTCATTTCCCGAATTTCAACAGGACACGACGATCGCGCTCTGCGATATCGATCCGGTCAAGCTGGAGCGCGTCACGCGTCACGTCCAGCGCTTGATCGATGGGCATGGGCTTGGGGCCAAAGTGGAATCGTCGCTGGAGCGGCGGGAGCTTCTGGACGGGGCGGATTTCGTGGTCGCCAGTATTTCGGTGGGCGGCGCGGCGTACGCGGGATTTCCGTTCACGGCGGAGGTGAACATTCCGTTTCAGAAGTACGGCCTGAGCCAGACCGTCGCGGACACCATCGGCGTCGGCGGCGTCTTTCGTTTTTTGCGCACCGCCCCCGTGCAGCTGGCGCTCTGCCATGACATGGAGGAGCTTTGCCCGAAGGCGCTTCTGCTCAACTACACCAATCCGATGGCGATGCTGACGTGGCTGCATTCGGCGGGATCGACGATCGCCAACGTCGGCCTGTGCCATAGCGTTCAGCACACGTGGGCGGAGATCGCGGGTTATTTAGGGATCCCCAAGGAGGAGATTACCTACTATGTCGCCGGAATCAACCATCAAGCGTGGTATCTGACCCTGCGGCGCGGAAGCGAGGACCTGCGTCCCCAACTGCGCGCGTGTCTGGATGATCCGGAAATCCTGGCGAAAGACCGTGTGCGCTTCGAATTGATGCGCTACTTCGATTACTTCGTCACGGAATCGACCACGCACTGCTCCGAATACCATCCTTATTTCCGGCGCACCGAGGCGCAGATCGAGTTTTACGGCCTCAAGACCCACACCGCGCGGGAACTGCCGCCGCCATCGGAGGAGACCGCCGAGGAGCCGCCGCTGCCGCCGCTCGATCCCTCGGAAGAGTACGCCTCCAAGATCATCCACGCCATGGTCACCGGCGCTCCCTTTGCGTTCAACGGCAACATCATGAACATGGGTCTGATCGACAATCTGCCCGGCAACTGCTGCGTGGAGGTTCCCTGCCTCGTGGACGCCAACGGCGTCCAGGGCTGCCGCGTCGGCGCGTTGCCGACCCAGCTCGCGCATCTCAACCTGACCAACATCGCCGTGCAGGAACTCGCCGTCGAAGCCTTCCTCACTCGCAGCCGCGACCGCGCCTTCCAAGCCTGCGCGCTCGACCCGCTCGCCAAGAGCGTCCTGAGCCTGGAAGACCTGCGCTCCCTTTTCGACGACCTCTGGGCCGTCGAGAAAGAAGCCGGGCTGCTGGCGCATTTTGATTGA
- a CDS encoding patatin-like phospholipase family protein yields MKPRPARIAPILIAFLLCFLGSTVRAEDGMKPARPKIGLALAGGAALGLAHVGVLLWFDEHHIPIDEIAGTSMGGLIGGAYASGMSPEEIRKLLSEVNWTETLSAAPPYQSLTFRRREDAYDFPNGLQFGWKGGIALPSGVNPGQPIGLIFSRICLPYPALKSFDELPTPFTCVATDLTKGDSRALTSGSLETALRATMAIPGYFTPVSRDGALLADGGLLNNLPTKQVKTMGADIVVAVDLQQPLLEKSALTSLIDVLGQSAAITIMSNQRQSLQQADLIVSPDLGNLGLFDFVQVDAFIKHGYDAAQSKAAVLEKLAVSDDEWREYLAQRASRRRAAALRPAFIQIGGVSGGEAKRLTERFQSFVGKPLDTAAFEAALTDATGSGMYDSLSYERVSRDGGDGLLVQVVRKGNGPPFVNLGVEINGAERDNIQTTFAGRLTTMAAGGDEVRTDLRLGTDTSIASEYYHSFARGRFFVAPRVYAQDLNQNLYIGGSNLTLAKRRSGGVGIDLGYKPNRNSELRFGLDASRFDEDIRGVPSSVGRFHGYVVDPSLRYTYDGLNGALSPSSGVRVDATVHSYLKAPGSHQPFQTADIRVERFIPWGSGSIFAVGQGGTAFGAAVPIPQKYMLGGPLSLGAYGQNEFQGNEYYLLTSGYLYRLLDLPPPLSTRILIGSWYEYGGIADTGSGSIRRQDLSLGSLLETPLGPVVVGYSIGELGRRNLYFAVGTLF; encoded by the coding sequence ATGAAACCTCGCCCCGCGCGCATTGCCCCCATCCTCATCGCGTTTCTGCTGTGCTTCCTTGGCTCGACGGTCCGCGCGGAGGATGGGATGAAGCCGGCGCGCCCGAAGATCGGGCTGGCGCTGGCGGGCGGGGCGGCGCTGGGGCTGGCGCATGTGGGGGTGCTGCTCTGGTTCGATGAGCACCATATCCCCATCGACGAGATCGCCGGGACGAGCATGGGCGGGCTGATCGGCGGCGCGTACGCCTCGGGGATGTCGCCCGAGGAGATCCGCAAGTTGCTGTCCGAAGTGAACTGGACGGAGACGCTGAGCGCCGCGCCGCCTTATCAGTCGCTGACGTTTCGGCGGCGCGAGGATGCGTACGATTTCCCGAATGGCTTGCAGTTTGGCTGGAAAGGCGGGATCGCGCTGCCGAGCGGGGTAAACCCGGGGCAGCCGATCGGGCTGATCTTCAGCCGTATCTGTCTGCCGTATCCGGCGCTCAAAAGCTTTGATGAGCTTCCGACGCCGTTTACGTGTGTCGCTACGGATTTGACGAAGGGGGATTCGCGGGCGCTGACGAGCGGCTCCCTGGAGACGGCGCTGCGCGCGACGATGGCGATCCCCGGTTACTTCACCCCCGTATCCCGAGATGGCGCGCTGCTCGCCGACGGCGGCCTGCTGAACAACCTGCCGACCAAACAAGTGAAGACGATGGGCGCCGACATCGTGGTCGCCGTCGATCTCCAGCAGCCGCTGCTGGAAAAATCCGCGCTGACGTCGCTGATCGATGTGCTCGGCCAATCGGCGGCGATCACGATCATGAGCAACCAGCGGCAAAGCTTGCAGCAGGCCGATCTGATCGTTTCTCCGGACCTTGGGAATCTCGGCCTGTTCGACTTCGTGCAGGTGGACGCATTTATCAAGCACGGGTATGACGCCGCCCAGAGCAAGGCGGCGGTGCTGGAAAAGCTGGCCGTCAGCGACGACGAGTGGCGGGAGTATCTCGCCCAGCGCGCCAGCCGCCGCCGCGCCGCCGCCCTGCGCCCGGCGTTCATTCAGATCGGCGGCGTCTCCGGCGGCGAAGCGAAGCGTCTCACGGAAAGGTTCCAGTCGTTTGTCGGCAAGCCGCTCGACACGGCGGCGTTCGAGGCGGCCCTGACGGACGCCACGGGCAGCGGCATGTACGATAGCCTCAGCTACGAGCGCGTGTCGCGCGATGGCGGCGACGGTCTGCTCGTCCAGGTGGTGCGCAAGGGCAACGGCCCGCCGTTTGTAAACCTGGGCGTGGAGATCAACGGCGCCGAGCGCGACAATATCCAGACGACCTTCGCCGGGCGCCTGACGACGATGGCGGCGGGCGGCGACGAAGTCCGTACGGACCTGCGCCTGGGCACGGATACATCGATCGCCTCCGAATACTATCACTCCTTCGCCCGGGGACGGTTTTTCGTCGCTCCCCGGGTCTACGCTCAGGACCTCAATCAAAATCTCTATATCGGCGGATCAAACCTGACCCTCGCCAAGCGGCGCTCCGGCGGCGTCGGAATCGACCTGGGATACAAGCCCAACCGCAACTCCGAGCTGCGCTTCGGCCTCGACGCTAGCCGGTTCGACGAAGACATTCGCGGCGTCCCGTCCAGTGTCGGCCGCTTCCACGGTTACGTCGTCGATCCGTCGCTGCGCTACACCTACGACGGTCTGAACGGCGCCCTTTCGCCCTCCAGTGGCGTGCGCGTGGACGCCACGGTCCATTCCTACCTCAAGGCGCCCGGCTCGCATCAGCCCTTTCAGACGGCGGACATCCGCGTCGAGCGATTTATCCCGTGGGGCAGCGGCAGCATCTTCGCCGTCGGCCAGGGCGGCACGGCCTTCGGCGCCGCCGTTCCCATCCCGCAAAAGTACATGCTCGGCGGGCCGCTCAGCCTGGGCGCCTACGGCCAAAACGAATTCCAGGGCAACGAGTACTACCTGCTCACCAGCGGCTACCTGTACCGCCTCCTCGACCTCCCGCCGCCCCTCAGCACCCGCATCCTGATCGGCAGTTGGTACGAATACGGCGGCATCGCCGACACAGGCTCAGGCAGCATCCGCCGCCAGGACCTCTCCCTCGGCAGCCTCCTCGAAACACCCCTCGGCCCGGTCGTCGTGGGGTACAGCATCGGAGAACTCGGCCGCCGCAATCTCTACTTCGCGGTGGGCACGCTCTTTTAA
- a CDS encoding restriction endonuclease — MPRKSKETLFDLMFDLLSRGPLWLPFLLAAIVYGISKALAPSSLLHFPAYWFSFLLAFSGIVITIQRFARRRLLDAQSSLESIRQLSWSDFERLVGEAYRRQGYQVEERGGSGADGGVDLVLRRSGEKVFVQCKRWRNRTVGVSVVRELYGAMAAEGATAGIVATVGRYTADAMEFARGKHLTLVDGEALLALVRSGQGSAASASPVTTAAEALATNTAACPACGAEMVRRTARRGANAGGEFWGCSQYPRCRGTRNGGEQAG; from the coding sequence ATGCCGCGAAAAAGTAAAGAAACGCTGTTTGATTTAATGTTCGATCTCCTCAGTCGTGGCCCGCTATGGCTCCCCTTTCTCCTAGCCGCGATCGTGTACGGGATTTCGAAGGCGTTGGCGCCTTCGTCTCTTTTGCATTTCCCGGCGTATTGGTTTTCATTTCTTCTCGCATTCTCCGGAATCGTCATCACCATCCAGAGATTTGCTCGGCGCAGGCTGCTGGACGCACAGTCCAGTCTTGAGTCGATCCGTCAACTGAGCTGGTCCGATTTTGAGCGATTGGTCGGTGAAGCGTATCGGCGTCAGGGATATCAGGTGGAAGAACGCGGCGGGTCGGGAGCGGACGGCGGGGTGGATCTCGTCCTTCGTCGCAGCGGCGAGAAGGTGTTTGTACAGTGTAAGCGCTGGCGCAATCGCACGGTCGGCGTGAGTGTTGTGCGCGAGCTTTATGGAGCGATGGCGGCGGAGGGAGCGACGGCGGGGATTGTGGCGACGGTCGGACGTTACACGGCGGACGCCATGGAATTCGCGCGCGGCAAGCATTTGACGCTGGTGGATGGCGAAGCGCTGCTGGCGCTCGTGCGGAGCGGGCAGGGGAGCGCGGCGAGCGCATCGCCGGTAACCACTGCGGCGGAAGCGCTGGCTACGAATACGGCGGCTTGTCCTGCCTGTGGCGCGGAGATGGTTCGACGCACGGCGCGCCGCGGAGCGAACGCGGGCGGAGAGTTCTGGGGGTGTTCGCAATATCCCCGATGCCGAGGGACCCGAAACGGAGGAGAGCAGGCGGGATAA
- a CDS encoding calcineurin-like phosphoesterase C-terminal domain-containing protein — MTFLDRRDFLRRSAALAAGVSLAPLLGGDRAASADLPAAPGTRFAEGVVFHDRNGSGMRAPGDEGIPGVLVSNGRDIVKTDARGRYRLPIEDEAILFVIKPSGWALPIDGHNLVQRHYIHRPNGSPASQYPGIAPTGPLPESVDFALRPSVEPAKFRMVLFGDPQPRDQKEVDYIAHDVVEGLAGVDAAFGLSLGDIMYDDLSLYDSLNATIATIGLPWHNLRGNHDMNYEAVDNTYCCETFKRVFGPTYYAFNYGQVHFLVLDNVHYEGAAKHNFHGELGETQLAFARNDLALVPKDKLVVVAMHMPLTAVSDREALYRLLEDRPHAMSISAHTHVHQHMFLGADEGWRGAQPHHHFNHATVCGCWWQGAPDEMGIPHTTMTDGGPNGYSIMTFEGAKYTVDFHPARRLPSDQMSIFTPDGVTSANSGDTDVLVNIYAGSPRSTVEMKVDKQSGWAPMQSIVREDPYFLKLKEAEAGPKPPPGRPLDDATKTDHIWTAKLPAGLPKGTHMMQVRTTDMFGHTYTARRIIAVG, encoded by the coding sequence ATGACGTTTCTTGACCGCCGCGATTTTCTACGACGATCCGCCGCCCTCGCCGCCGGCGTCAGCCTTGCGCCGCTGCTTGGCGGCGATCGCGCCGCTTCCGCCGATCTGCCGGCGGCGCCTGGGACGCGCTTTGCGGAGGGCGTCGTCTTCCACGATCGCAATGGGAGCGGCATGCGCGCTCCGGGCGATGAGGGAATCCCAGGCGTCCTCGTCTCCAATGGACGGGACATCGTGAAAACGGACGCGCGGGGGCGATACCGGCTGCCGATTGAGGATGAGGCGATCCTGTTTGTGATCAAGCCGTCGGGATGGGCGCTTCCCATCGACGGGCATAATCTGGTGCAGCGGCACTATATCCACCGGCCGAACGGGTCTCCGGCGTCGCAGTACCCGGGGATCGCGCCGACCGGGCCGCTGCCGGAGTCCGTGGACTTCGCGCTTCGGCCGAGCGTGGAGCCGGCGAAGTTTCGGATGGTGCTGTTCGGCGATCCGCAGCCGCGCGACCAGAAAGAAGTCGACTATATCGCCCATGACGTCGTGGAGGGGCTGGCGGGCGTCGACGCCGCCTTTGGCCTGAGCCTGGGCGACATCATGTACGACGACCTCTCACTTTACGACAGCCTCAACGCCACGATCGCGACGATCGGGCTTCCCTGGCATAACCTGCGCGGCAACCACGATATGAACTACGAGGCGGTGGACAACACCTACTGCTGCGAAACGTTCAAGCGCGTCTTTGGCCCCACATATTACGCCTTCAATTACGGCCAGGTCCACTTCCTCGTTCTCGACAATGTCCACTACGAGGGCGCCGCGAAGCATAACTTCCATGGCGAACTGGGCGAGACGCAGCTCGCGTTCGCGAGGAACGACCTGGCGCTCGTCCCGAAGGACAAACTGGTCGTCGTGGCGATGCACATGCCGCTGACCGCCGTTTCCGACCGCGAAGCCCTTTATCGATTGCTGGAAGATCGGCCGCACGCGATGTCCATCTCCGCGCACACCCATGTCCATCAGCACATGTTCCTGGGCGCGGACGAGGGCTGGCGCGGCGCGCAGCCGCACCATCACTTCAACCACGCCACCGTCTGCGGCTGCTGGTGGCAGGGCGCGCCCGACGAAATGGGCATTCCGCACACGACGATGACTGACGGCGGGCCGAACGGCTACTCCATCATGACCTTCGAGGGCGCGAAATACACCGTGGACTTCCATCCCGCCCGACGCCTGCCGAGCGACCAGATGAGCATCTTCACTCCGGACGGCGTCACCTCGGCAAACTCTGGAGACACGGACGTCCTGGTCAATATCTACGCCGGCTCGCCGCGCTCCACCGTGGAGATGAAGGTCGATAAGCAATCCGGCTGGGCGCCGATGCAGAGCATCGTCCGCGAAGATCCCTACTTCCTCAAGCTCAAGGAAGCCGAAGCCGGCCCAAAGCCCCCGCCTGGGCGCCCGCTTGACGACGCCACGAAAACCGACCACATCTGGACCGCCAAACTCCCCGCAGGACTGCCGAAGGGGACGCACATGATGCAGGTCCGCACGACCGACATGTTCGGACATACGTACACGGCGCGGCGGATCATCGCGGTGGGGTAG
- a CDS encoding SMP-30/gluconolactonase/LRE family protein → MNLFMIAAAGLILAAAAAPGRAEDAAPKDIVETGAQLTQLEGEFTFTEGPASDANGDVYFTDQPNDKILRWTPDGKIVTWMEPCGRSNGLCFDDRGSLWACADNENSLWRIGRDKSVTKVITSHEGKLLNGPNDVWIRPKDAGVYITDPFYKRDYWKRGDIEQACQGVYYLPAHSTELQLVAGDLKQPNGIIGTPDGKTLYVADIGDGKTYAYDIGHDGALTNRRLFCSMGSDGMTIDSEGNVYLTGKGVTVFDKSGAQIKHIPVAEDWTGNVCFGGKDRRTLFITASKHVYTIRTRVHGVGSQ, encoded by the coding sequence ATGAACCTATTCATGATCGCCGCCGCCGGCTTGATCCTGGCGGCGGCCGCCGCGCCGGGGCGGGCCGAGGACGCGGCGCCCAAGGACATTGTTGAGACTGGCGCGCAACTGACGCAGTTGGAAGGCGAGTTTACATTCACCGAGGGACCGGCGTCGGACGCGAACGGGGATGTGTACTTCACCGACCAGCCCAACGACAAGATTCTGCGCTGGACTCCCGACGGCAAGATTGTCACCTGGATGGAGCCGTGCGGTCGGTCCAACGGGCTGTGCTTCGACGATCGTGGGAGCCTCTGGGCCTGTGCGGACAACGAGAACTCCCTGTGGCGCATCGGGCGCGACAAGAGCGTCACGAAAGTCATTACCTCCCACGAAGGCAAACTGCTGAACGGTCCAAACGATGTCTGGATCCGTCCGAAGGACGCCGGGGTCTATATCACCGATCCATTCTACAAGCGCGACTACTGGAAGCGCGGAGACATCGAGCAAGCCTGCCAGGGCGTTTACTACCTGCCCGCGCATTCGACGGAGCTTCAGCTTGTGGCGGGCGACTTAAAGCAGCCGAACGGGATTATCGGGACGCCGGACGGCAAGACGCTTTACGTGGCCGACATCGGCGACGGCAAGACTTACGCGTACGATATCGGACACGACGGCGCGCTGACCAACCGCCGCCTGTTCTGTTCGATGGGTTCGGACGGGATGACGATCGACAGCGAAGGCAACGTCTACCTAACCGGCAAAGGCGTGACGGTGTTCGACAAGAGCGGCGCGCAGATCAAGCATATCCCCGTGGCGGAAGACTGGACCGGCAACGTTTGTTTTGGCGGCAAGGACCGCCGAACGCTTTTTATCACGGCGAGCAAGCACGTCTATACGATTCGCACCCGCGTGCACGGCGTCGGCAGCCAGTAA